A single window of Neurospora crassa OR74A linkage group VII, whole genome shotgun sequence DNA harbors:
- a CDS encoding GTPase activating protein Sar1: protein MSVMLQTPSRASTGSTTSFHPLSRQNTMSSYEGSRSTRQSKRYSMSALYMSMSANDSDLIIEDELARAQKVLRDLKTKISSQSKKNFVLEKDVRYLDSRIALLIQNRMALEEQNEVASHLEDATDIQEGAFPNDDKTQKYGNLLFLLQSEPRHIAHLCRLVTMAEIDSLLQTVMFTIYGNQYESREEHLLLTMFQSVLTYQFDNTPEYSSLLRANTPVSRMMTTYTRRGPGQSFLKSVLADRINSLIELKDLDLEINPLKVYERMIEEAEAKDPESPEAMLPKGITQEEAAENPKVQEIINPRLTMLTEIANGFLETIIDGLEETPYGIRWICKQIRSLTKRKYPDANDQIICTLIGSFFFLRFINPAIVTPKSYMLIDGTPADKPRKTLTYVAKMLQNLANKPSYAKEPYMAKLQPFIHANKDKVNRFMLELCEVQDFYETLEMDNYVALSKKDLQLDITLNEIYAMHGLLEKHAGELYKDENSHLAIIMSELGTAPPQVPRKENRVINLPLFSRWETAIDDLTAALDITQEEVFFMEAKSIFVQILRTIPANSSVARRPLRLERIADAAATSKNDAVMVRKGIRAMELLSQLQELKVVDKSDQFSLLRDEVEQELQHLGSLKEVVMSETIKLEEVYKTIRDHNAYLVSQLDTYKSYLHNVRSQSEGKTRKQQKQQVLGPYKFTHQQLEKEGVIQKSNVPDNRRANIYFNFTSPLPGTFVISLHYKGRNRGLLELDLKLDDLLEMQKDNQDELDLEYVQFNVPKVLALLNKRFARKKGW, encoded by the exons ATGTCTGTTATGTTGCAGACACCTTCTCGAGCTTCTACCGGATCCACCACTTCCTTCCACCCTCTCTCCCGACAAAACACCATGTCTTCCTACGAGGGCTCGCGGTCTACCCGCCAGTCCAAGCGGTATTCCATGTCGGCCTTGTACATGTCCATGTCCGCCAATGACTCCGATCTCATAATCGAAGATGAGCTTGCTAGAG CGCAAAAGGTGCTGCGGGATCTCAAGACCAAGATCTCCTCGCAATCCAAAAAGAATTTCGTACTTGAGAAAGATGTCCGCTACTTGGACTCGCGTATTGCCCTGCTGATCCAAAATCGCATGGCTTTGGAAGAG CAAAACGAAGTCGCCAGTCACCTCGAAGACGCAACCGATATACAAGAGGGCGCCTTCCCCAACGATGACAAGACACAAAAATACGGAAACCTGCTCTTCCTGCTACAATCGGAGCCCAGGCACATTGCGCATCTGTGTAGGCTTGTCACCATGGCCGAGATTGATTCACTGCTTCAGACGGTCATGTTCACCATCTACGGAAATCAATACGAGAGTCGCGAAGAGCATCTGCTCTTGACCATGTTTCAG TCTGTCCTCACCTACCAATTCGACAATACGCCTGAATACTCTTCGCTTCTTCGCGCCAACACCCCGGTCTCGAGAATGATGACGACATACACGAGGAGAGGTCCAGGCCAGAGCTTTTTGAAATCGGTTTTGGCTGATAGGATCAACAGCCTGATTGAGCTCAAGGATCTGGACCTCGAAATTAACCCGCTCAAGGTCTATGAGCGCATGATTGAAGAGGCCGAAGCGAAAGACCCTGAGAGTCCCGAGGCGATGCTCCCCAAGGGGATTACGCAGGAAGAGGCCGCTGAGAACCCCAAGGTTCAGGAGATCATCAATCCGCGGCTGACCATGTTGACAGAGATTGCCAATGGATTCTTGGAAACCATCATCGATGGGCTCGAAGAAACCCCTTACGGAATCCGGTGGATTTGCAAGCAAATTCGGAGCTTGACAAAGAGGAAATACCCCGATGCCAATGATCAGATCATTTGCACGCTCATTGGCAGTTTCTTCTTCCTGCGCTTCATCAACCCAGCAATCGTCACACCCAAGTCGTATATGCTCATCGACGGCACACCTGCCGACAAGCCGAGAAAGACGCTCACCTACGTCGCAAAAATGCTCCAGAACCTGGCCAATAAGCCCTCATACGCCAAGGAACCGTACATGGCCAAGCTACAGCCTTTTATCCATGCCAACAAGGACAAGGTCAACCGATTTATGCTCGAACTGTGCGAGGTGCAAGATTTCTACGAGACACTTGAGATGGACAACTACGTCGCCCTTTCCAAGAAGGATTTGCAGCTGGACATTACGCTCAACGAAATCTACGCTATGCACGGATTGCTCGAAAAGCACGCTGGTGAGCTGTACAAGGACGAGAACTCCCATCTGGCCATCATCATGTCAGAGTTGGGTACTGCTCCACCTCAGGTGCCGCGAAAGGAGAACAGGGTCATCAATTTGCCGCTATTCAGTAGGTGGGAAACGGCCATTGACGATCTGACCGCCGCCCTGGACATTACCCAAGAAGAGGTCTTCTTTATGGAAGCGAAGTCGATTTTTGTGCAGATTTTGCGAACGATCCCGGCAAACTCGTCAGTAGCTAGGAGGCCACTGCGGCTTGAACGCATCGCCGACGCGGCTGCCACGTCCAAGAACGATGCGGTGATGGTCCGTAAAGGTATCCGGGCGATGGAGCTGCTGAGTCAGTTGCAGGAACTGAAGGTTGTCGACAAGAGTGACCAATTCTCATTGCTACGAGATGAGGTTGAGCAGGAACTCCAACATCTCGGCTCACTCAAGGAAGTCGTCATGTCCGAGACTATCAAACTTGAGGAGGTTTACAAGACAATCCGTGACCACAACGCCTACTTGGTCAGCCAGTTGGACACGTACAAGAGCTATCTTCACAACGTACGAAGCCAGAGCGAGGGCAAGACCAGAAAGCAACAGAAGCAACAGGTGCTAGGCCCGTACAAGTTTACCCATCAACAGCTCGAAAAGGAGGGCGTCATCCAAAAGAGCAATGTCCCGGACAATAGGAGGGCCAATATCTACTTCAATTTCACAAGTCCACTTCCGGGAACGTTTGTCATCTCGCTGCATTACAAGG GTCGGAACCGAGGACTGCTCGAACTGGACCTCAAGCTCGACGATCTCCTTGAAATGCAGAAGGACAACCAGGATGAGTTGGACCTCGAGTACGTGCAGTTCAACGTGCCCAAAGTCCTCGCGCTGCTCAATAAGCGCTTCGCCCGGAAGAAGGGGTGGTAG